One genomic region from Fictibacillus marinisediminis encodes:
- a CDS encoding ABC transporter substrate-binding protein has product MKKRKLAGIFLSLSLSAGVMAGCGAASTGGSGGKETIKVGANLELSGGVASYGQSIAEGLQLGLDEINKKGIKGKKIKLVKVDNKSEAAEATNGAVKLVSQDKVAAVIGAATSTNTLAQVQIAQSNKVPLVTPTGTNPDITNKDGKVNDYVFRTCFIDPFQGTVAANFATDKLKTSKAAVFIDSASDYSKGLASAFKSAYKKNGGSIVAEEAYVAKDTDFRATLTRLKAAKPDFIFLPGYYEEVGLIIKQAREIGITAPFMGGDGWDSPKLVEIAGPEALNNTYITNHYSSGDPDKKIQDFVNAFKKKYKGKSPDAFSALGYDTAYYLADAIKRSGDASPEKIAKALAKTKDLSLVSGKLTLDKKHDPIKSASILEYKDGKQEFNTKINP; this is encoded by the coding sequence ATGAAGAAGAGAAAACTTGCTGGGATCTTTCTTTCCTTGTCATTATCAGCAGGAGTCATGGCGGGCTGCGGTGCAGCATCGACAGGCGGTTCAGGAGGAAAAGAAACAATTAAAGTCGGGGCCAACCTTGAGCTCTCAGGAGGCGTAGCTTCCTACGGACAATCCATCGCAGAGGGACTTCAGCTTGGATTGGATGAAATCAATAAAAAAGGGATTAAAGGCAAGAAAATCAAGCTTGTGAAAGTAGACAATAAATCGGAAGCGGCAGAAGCGACGAACGGAGCAGTGAAGCTCGTCAGCCAGGATAAAGTAGCGGCTGTAATCGGTGCTGCAACGAGTACGAATACACTGGCTCAGGTACAGATCGCTCAAAGCAACAAAGTTCCGCTCGTCACACCGACAGGAACAAACCCTGATATTACAAATAAAGACGGCAAAGTGAATGATTATGTGTTCCGTACATGTTTCATCGATCCGTTCCAGGGAACAGTGGCTGCGAACTTTGCGACAGATAAATTGAAAACGAGTAAAGCGGCTGTGTTCATCGACAGTGCGAGCGATTACTCCAAAGGGCTGGCTTCAGCGTTTAAATCTGCTTATAAGAAAAACGGCGGCAGCATCGTGGCCGAGGAAGCCTATGTCGCTAAAGATACCGACTTCCGTGCAACACTTACCCGCTTAAAAGCAGCAAAGCCGGACTTCATTTTCCTTCCTGGCTATTATGAGGAAGTCGGCTTGATCATCAAGCAAGCGCGTGAGATCGGCATTACAGCACCATTCATGGGCGGAGACGGCTGGGATTCTCCTAAACTTGTAGAGATCGCCGGACCGGAAGCGCTCAATAACACGTACATCACGAACCACTATTCTTCTGGAGACCCTGATAAGAAGATTCAGGACTTTGTAAATGCATTCAAGAAGAAATATAAAGGGAAATCTCCAGATGCCTTTAGTGCACTTGGATATGATACAGCGTACTACCTTGCTGATGCCATCAAGCGTTCAGGCGATGCCAGCCCTGAAAAAATTGCAAAAGCATTAGCGAAGACAAAAGATCTTTCCCTTGTTTCCGGTAAATTGACATTGGATAAGAAACATGACCCGATCAAATCAGCATCTATTCTTGAGTACAAAGACGGCAAACAAGAGTTTAATACAAAAATCAATCCATAA